The genomic interval CGGCGGGCTGTCCCCGGAGGTTGGCTACTTGACCCCCCAACGTTTCTCGAGCGCCCGCTGTTCCGCCTGGCGCTGCTTCAAACGTTCCTTTTCGGCGCGTTGCTTGTCGGCCTCTTCGGGCGAGGGCCGCATGGCAATCTGGTAGACGGCGCCGGCGACGGCGAACAGGCCCGCGGCGATGATGACGCCCCAGGGCTTGCTGGCCATGGTGGCCACCAGCCCACCGAACTGATGGAGCGCCGCCAGCGCGCCAATCACCAGCACCCAGCCGCCCACTGCGGAGGCGACCACGGCGCTGACGATGCGGTGGAGCAGCGCGCCCACCAGCCCGCCGATGATGAAGCCCGGCGCGAAGCCGAGCAGGAAGTCCTGCGGCCCGGCGATCTGCCCCGCGACCAGGCCCAGCGGGACGCCCAGGCCGATGAAGGTGATGGCGGGGGGAAACAGGAAGCCCAGGACCAGGAGCGCCGCCGCGACGAACGAGGGCATCCTCGGGTCCAGGTCCGGCATGCCCAGCTTCGCGGTGACGGCGCCGGTCCACACCAACCCGAGCAGCGCGCCCAGGGGGCCGGCCAGGATGCGGAACATCCGGGGGCCTCCGCCGACGAGCAGGAGCACCACGCCGAAGACACAGCAGACGATGCCTGCCCACATGGGCAAGAGCCGGTAGATGCCGACCCATCCCGACGGGTTGAGCTCCTGATAGGCCTTGAGGGCCTGGAGGAGGCCTTCCATGGCTCCTGCTCCTTGCATTGCGGCGCGCCCCGGCCCGTCCCGGTGGGCGTGTGAGGGCGCCGACGATGTAGCTTAAGCGTAGCGGGTCCCGGCCAATAACAGCAGGGCGGTGAACACAGCGGCGGCGAGCAGGGCGAAGCCGTAGAGCGACCCGGGGGTGGAGGAGCGCCGCAGGAGCTCCTCGGCCAGGGCCCGGTCCTCGGCGGAGGGAGTGCCCGCCAGCAGACGCTCGGCGTCGCGCCGCGCCCCGGCCACGTCACCTGCCTCCTTGCGCGCCCAGGCGGCCCGGACCTCGGGCGAACCAGGCGGCTCGGGCGTCTGTCCGCCTTTTGCCATGGGCCCGTTCTATACCGGGGAATGCGAGCACCCGTCGACGGTATATAGAGGCGCTCTATGTCCGCGCGGCGTCTGACCCGTCGAAACCTCCTGCTTGGCACCGCCGCGCTCGCCCCGCTGCTGTCTGGGCGTGCACAGGCCTTTGGTGAGAAGAGCCGCTTCATCCCCGCGGTGGCGAAGCACGGCGGGCGCTGGGACGGGCGGATGTCGGGGCTGCGCCGCATCGCGTGGGAGCTGCAGCGGCGCACGTCCGTGGAGGTGGTGCCGGACGCGCGGCCCTTCGCGCT from Myxococcus stipitatus carries:
- a CDS encoding molecular chaperone DnaJ, translated to MAKGGQTPEPPGSPEVRAAWARKEAGDVAGARRDAERLLAGTPSAEDRALAEELLRRSSTPGSLYGFALLAAAVFTALLLLAGTRYA